One stretch of Comamonas testosteroni DNA includes these proteins:
- a CDS encoding delta(1)-pyrroline-2-carboxylate reductase family protein, translated as MNAQTQPSTASLDARATAALLPWSALADEIEALLRQLQNSCNVSVPPRIVMPTAAGNCLFCMPATDGQVVMTKLISFTPGNAQAGRPTIQGDIVVFDASTGVRQLILDGPTVTARRTAAVSLLAARRLAPRPQGALLIVGAGVQGSAHMQAFAQGLGTQEVWIHSRSASSAQRLADEARDLGLHARITDDLEEAARHCPLIVTCTPAQAVVLHEAARPDAFVCAVGAFTPQMAELDPELCRRFLHQGQIVVDTVDAAHEAGDLLQAGIEVSTLPTLATVVHQDWSRSTKPVLFKSCGWGGWDLAATRLALRQHLLRQPT; from the coding sequence ATGAATGCCCAGACCCAGCCCTCGACAGCGTCTCTGGACGCCCGCGCCACTGCCGCACTGCTGCCATGGTCCGCCCTGGCCGATGAGATCGAAGCACTTTTGCGCCAGCTGCAAAACAGTTGCAATGTCTCGGTCCCACCACGCATCGTCATGCCGACAGCTGCGGGCAATTGCCTGTTCTGCATGCCGGCCACCGATGGCCAGGTAGTCATGACCAAGCTCATCAGTTTCACGCCAGGCAATGCCCAGGCGGGCAGACCTACCATTCAGGGCGACATCGTGGTTTTTGATGCATCAACAGGAGTGCGTCAGCTGATTCTGGACGGCCCCACCGTCACGGCCAGACGCACTGCAGCCGTATCGCTGCTGGCAGCGCGCCGCCTGGCCCCCAGGCCTCAAGGCGCGCTGCTCATCGTCGGCGCCGGCGTGCAGGGCAGCGCCCATATGCAGGCTTTTGCCCAGGGCCTCGGCACGCAGGAGGTCTGGATTCACTCGCGCAGTGCCAGCAGCGCGCAGCGGCTTGCAGACGAGGCCCGCGACCTGGGTCTGCATGCGCGCATCACCGACGACCTGGAGGAGGCCGCCCGGCACTGCCCGCTGATTGTGACCTGCACGCCCGCGCAGGCCGTGGTGCTGCATGAGGCGGCAAGACCCGATGCCTTTGTCTGCGCCGTCGGAGCCTTCACGCCGCAAATGGCGGAGCTGGATCCCGAGTTGTGCCGGCGCTTTCTGCACCAGGGCCAGATCGTCGTCGACACCGTCGATGCCGCGCACGAGGCCGGCGACCTGCTGCAGGCCGGCATTGAGGTGAGCACCCTGCCCACGCTGGCCACCGTGGTGCATCAGGACTGGTCGCGCTCCACGAAGCCTGTGCTCTTCAAATCCTGTGGCTGGGGCGGCTGGGATCTGGCCGCTACCCGCCTGGCCCTGCGCCA